DNA from Kitasatospora acidiphila:
CCGCGTCCTCCCAGGCGCACCAGTCGCGGGCCGCTTGCAGGCGGACCGCCTGATCCGAATCCGGGCTGTTCAGCAGCCGGTTGTAGGCGGCGACCAGGTCGCCGTCCCGGTCCGCGGCGGGCAGCGCGTCGCGGAACGCCTCCCAGGCGCCGGGCAGCAGCGGGCGCAGCCCGTTGTAGAGCCAGTCGATGTCCTCCTGCCGGCCCAGGAAGCTGCTGACGATGACGATTTCGGACACCCGCTCGGGATGGCGCTGGGCGTAGGCGAGGATCAGGGCCGAGCCCCAGGAGCCGCCGAACAGCAGCCAGCGCTCGACGCCGAGGTGCTCGCGCAGGTGCTCCATGTCGGCGATCAGGTGGTCGGTGGTGTTGTGTTCGAGGCTCACGGACGGATCGGAGGCGTGCGGCAGGCTGTCACCGCAGTTGCGCTGGTCGAACCGGATGATGCGGAAGTCCTCGGGGTTCAGGCCCGAGGTCCGGCTGCGGCGTCCGCCGCCGCCGGGGCCGCCGTGCACGTTCAGCACGGGCTTCCCGTCGGGGTTGCCCAAGGTCTCCCAGTAGATCCGGTTGCCGTCGCCGACATCGAGCAGGCCGTGTTCGTGCGGTCCGGTCAGCTCGTACAGGGGCTGGTCCATGGCAGTCTCCTCCTGAGGTCACGAATCCTGAGGTCACGAAGGGCGAACTTGCCAGGCTAGCCAGTGATTTGACCGATGTCGCGCGAATTTGTCCGGGCATGGCCAGGCGCGGCCCCGGGTGATGACCCGGGACCGCGCTGTCATGGTCTGACTGGTCGTCAGTCGATGGTCGCGCTGGTGTCGTAGCCGCAGCCGGCGGTGCTGCCGCTGGAGCAGCTGCAGAACGCCCCGGCCTCGTCGGCGCCCAGGTACGACAGCTCGGTCTCCATCAGCTGGAGCTCAAGGACCTCGTTCATGTGGTTCCTCCCTCTCTCGGTCGGTGCAGGGCAGGCCTGCGACCTGGCGGTTGCCCGGTGGCCCGGGACATCTGTGGTCCCACGGGGGACTGGTTTCGCGGTGCGGCTCAGTGTGGTCAGCGGTGCTCAGTGGTGGTCAGCGGTGCTCAGTGGTGGTCGGCGGCGCTCAGTGGTGGCCGGCGGTGCCGACGAGGCCGTCGAGGGTGAAGAAGGCGTCGCGGCGGTCGTCCAGCAGTCGGGTCAGGGCCAGCAGCACGCCCGCCGAGCCGGACCACAGGTCGGCGCTGTACCTGGCGAAGTACTCGCCGTGGAAGAGCACGCCGGTGGGGTGTTCCACGGCGTAGCAGAAGAGCCGTGCGGCGGCGTCGAACGCTGCGGCCCGCCCGGTTGCGGAGCCGGTGATGGCCGCGTGCTCGGCGAGCGAGTACACCAGCCCGGCCCGGCCCTCGTAGAGGCCGCCGTAGATGGTCGTCGGGACCGACGACGGAATCAGCGACTCGGCGACGGCTGCCGCCAACTCCTCGTCACCGTACGGCAGATAGCGCGCTGCCACGGTGGCGAAGCCGGCCGAGCCGCGGCCGAGGTAGATGAACCGGCGGCCGTCGATGCCGGAGACGGGGAAGCTCAGGCCCAGGTGGTCGTAGGGGACGGCGCGGGCGCGCTCCTCGGCGAGCAGGGCGAGGCCACGGGACAGGGCGCGGTCGTCGGCGGTGAGGTGGTGCAGGTAGTAGTCGAGCAGTGCGATGCCCGGTCGTCCGTGCAGCAGGCCGGTGGTGTCGTTGTCGCCGAGCAGCGGCGCGAGGTCGGCGCCTTCCGGGACGCGGGCCCGGAGTTCCTGGGCGAGCAGCAGGTGCTTCTCGTCCCGGTCGTGGCCGTGCAGCGCCAGGTGGGCCAGGGCCACGCCGGCGGTGCCCTCGGCGAGGGTCGCCCGCTCGGCG
Protein-coding regions in this window:
- the pip gene encoding prolyl aminopeptidase, whose protein sequence is MDQPLYELTGPHEHGLLDVGDGNRIYWETLGNPDGKPVLNVHGGPGGGGRRSRTSGLNPEDFRIIRFDQRNCGDSLPHASDPSVSLEHNTTDHLIADMEHLREHLGVERWLLFGGSWGSALILAYAQRHPERVSEIVIVSSFLGRQEDIDWLYNGLRPLLPGAWEAFRDALPAADRDGDLVAAYNRLLNSPDSDQAVRLQAARDWCAWEDAVIAHEALGHPGAYSNRPDDALLALVRICAHYFANNAWLEDGQLIRDAHRLAGIPGVMVQGRLDLGCPLKGPWDLARVWPDAELKVIDEAGHTGSPTMRQTVLDALARFGKNGR